Proteins from one Ammoniphilus sp. CFH 90114 genomic window:
- a CDS encoding sporulation protein YjcZ, whose translation MSACGVGVGGLYGGGIAFILVLYVLLVIVSRTGWGY comes from the coding sequence ATGAGTGCTTGTGGAGTAGGTGTAGGTGGATTATACGGTGGAGGTATTGCTTTCATCCTTGTCCTTTATGTCCTTCTAGTCATTGTTAGCCGCACTGGCTGGGGATACTAA
- a CDS encoding sporulation protein YjcZ, with product MSAYGAGSFGGGIAFILVIYVLLVIVSRTGSTY from the coding sequence ATGAGCGCTTATGGGGCAGGTTCTTTTGGAGGCGGCATTGCGTTTATCCTAGTAATCTATGTCCTTTTAGTTATTGTTAGCCGTACAGGCTCCACTTACTAG
- a CDS encoding YjcZ family sporulation protein yields the protein MGAVAGVGYGGGIAFILVLYVLLVIVSRTGWAY from the coding sequence ATGGGTGCAGTAGCTGGCGTAGGCTATGGAGGCGGTATTGCGTTTATCCTTGTTCTTTACGTCCTTCTAGTCATTGTGAGCCGTACAGGTTGGGCGTACTAG
- a CDS encoding class I SAM-dependent methyltransferase has product MKYANGYLDMLAWFGIGGAHPGGLALTKEVLQRIKIGPETNIIDIGCGTGQTAAYLKKTFQCKVSALDRNKVMLEKAKHDLRKRNLVFFSSIKVLCFSNGKRVNRALKVHTTFTSLTKSIFAYNIFRCASILCITPATGKLIDHLLSGRNDTKLVVSFSYSKNPF; this is encoded by the coding sequence TTGAAATACGCGAATGGATATCTTGATATGCTGGCTTGGTTTGGGATTGGAGGTGCACACCCAGGAGGGTTGGCTTTAACGAAAGAAGTCCTACAACGAATAAAAATAGGACCAGAAACGAACATCATCGATATAGGGTGCGGTACAGGACAGACAGCTGCTTATTTGAAAAAAACCTTTCAATGCAAGGTATCAGCTTTAGATAGAAATAAAGTAATGTTAGAAAAAGCGAAGCACGATTTGCGAAAGAGAAACTTAGTATTTTTCTCATCAATTAAAGTACTGTGTTTTTCAAATGGAAAAAGGGTGAATCGGGCCTTAAAAGTACACACCACGTTTACTAGTCTGACAAAATCCATTTTTGCCTATAACATATTCAGATGTGCATCCATACTATGTATTACACCAGCTACAGGTAAACTCATTGATCACCTCCTTTCGGGAAGAAACGACACGAAATTGGTCGTTTCTTTTTCATATTCAAAGAACCCTTTTTGA
- a CDS encoding YjcZ family sporulation protein gives MGAAAGVGEVYGGSIAFILVLYVLLVIVSRTGWAY, from the coding sequence ATGGGTGCAGCAGCAGGAGTAGGTGAAGTCTACGGAGGAAGTATTGCGTTTATTCTTGTCCTTTACGTGCTTCTAGTTATCGTTAGCCGAACGGGCTGGGCATACTAA